In Stieleria varia, one genomic interval encodes:
- a CDS encoding sulfotransferase, translating to MLNVVYIYGLGHSGSTLLDLMLSGHDRIVGTGEASMLTSPDYREKRLAERETKKCSCGQTLQECVLWGTVTQTLVSNPETTHVDALGQLAHRFSESVGSNRWLSDSSKNAQGLDAWLELKRRGAIESLKVIHLVRDARSHAASQLVRSERSGIFNAMRALRFWKASVLQQLDALKQHQLPVHSVGYEELCLFSNASTAGICEFLELPYSESMQNPSGAHGHIATGNPMRLDARKSTATTYDHRWFFRRDIQLAYALLPGLENLNRSASYPLSGQNLKQPSFRPPTATHAS from the coding sequence ATGCTAAACGTCGTGTACATCTACGGACTTGGCCACAGCGGTTCCACGCTATTGGACTTGATGCTGAGCGGCCATGATCGAATCGTCGGAACCGGCGAAGCAAGCATGCTAACGAGCCCGGACTACCGAGAGAAACGACTGGCCGAACGTGAAACCAAAAAATGCTCCTGTGGACAAACTCTGCAAGAGTGCGTTCTGTGGGGAACCGTCACACAGACGCTCGTCTCGAATCCCGAGACAACCCACGTCGACGCGCTCGGTCAGCTAGCCCATCGTTTTAGCGAATCCGTCGGATCCAACCGATGGCTGAGCGATTCATCAAAGAACGCTCAAGGCTTGGATGCTTGGCTGGAGCTGAAGCGTCGTGGAGCGATCGAGTCGCTGAAGGTTATTCATCTGGTGCGTGACGCGAGGTCCCATGCTGCGTCTCAACTGGTGCGAAGTGAGCGAAGTGGTATTTTCAACGCGATGCGTGCTTTGCGATTCTGGAAAGCTTCCGTCCTGCAGCAACTTGATGCGCTCAAGCAACACCAGCTCCCCGTGCACAGCGTGGGCTACGAAGAACTGTGCCTGTTTTCGAACGCATCCACTGCTGGCATTTGCGAGTTCCTAGAGTTGCCGTATTCTGAATCGATGCAGAATCCCTCCGGAGCTCATGGTCACATCGCCACAGGCAATCCGATGCGACTGGATGCACGGAAAAGCACAGCCACCACCTACGACCACCGCTGGTTTTTTCGGCGTGACATCCAGCTCGCCTACGCACTGCTGCCTGGACTGGAAAACCTGAATCGTTCAGCATCCTATCCCCTGTCCGGACAAAATCTCAAACAACCATCGTTCAGACCACCCACGGCAACACATGCCAGCTGA